Proteins encoded together in one Piliocolobus tephrosceles isolate RC106 chromosome 15, ASM277652v3, whole genome shotgun sequence window:
- the PPM1G gene encoding protein phosphatase 1G, protein MGAYLSQPNTVKCSGDGVGAPRLPLPYGFSAMQGWRVSMEDAHNCIPELDSETAMFSVYDGHGGEEVALYCAKYLPDIIKDQKAYKEGKLQKALEDAFLAIDAKLTTEEVIKELAQIAGRPTEDEDEKEKVADEDDVDNEEAALLHEEATMTIEELLTRYGQNCHKGPPHSKSGAGTGEEPGSQGLNGEAGPEDSTRETPSQENGPTAKAYTGFSSNSERGTEAGQVGEPGIPTGEAGPSCSSASDKLPRVTKSKFFEDSEDESDEAEEEEEDSEECSEEEDGYSSEEAENEEDEDDTEEAEEDDEEEEEMMVPGMEGKEEPGSDSGTTAVVALIRGKQLIVANAGDSRCVVSEAGKALDMSYDHKPEDEVELARIKNAGGKVTMDGRVNGGLNLSRAIGDHFYKRNKNLPPEEQMISALPDIKVLTLTDDHEFMVIACDGIWNVMSSQEVVDFIQSKISQRDENGELRLLSSIVEELLDQCLAPDTSGDGTGCDNMTCIIICFKPRNTAELQSESGKRKLEEVLSTEGAEENGNSDKKKKAKRD, encoded by the exons GATGCTCACAACTGTATTCCTGAGCTGGACAGTGAGACAGCCATGTTTTCTGTCTACGATGGACATGGAG gGGAGGAAGTTGCCTTGTACTGTGCCAAATATCTTCCTGATATCATCAAAGATCAGAAGGCCTACAAGGAAGGCAAGCTACAGAAG GCTTTAGAAGATGCCTTCTTGGCTATTGATGCCAAACTGACCACTGAGGAAGTCATTAAAGAGCTGGCACAGATTGCAGGGCGACCTACTGAGgatgaagatgaaaaagaaaaagtagctgATGAAGATGATG TGGACAATGAGGAGGCTGCACTGCTGCATGAAGAGGCTACCATGACTATTGAAGAGCTGCTGACACGCTACGGGCAGAACTGTCACAAGGGCCCTCCCCACAGCAAATCTGGAGCTGGGACAGGCGAGGAACCAGGGTCCCAGGGCCTCAATGGGGAGGCAGGACCTGAGGACTCAACTAGGGAAACTCCTTCACAGGAAAATGGCCCCACAGCCAAGGCCTACACAGGCTTTTCCTCCAACTCGGAACGTGGGACTGAGGCAGGCCAAGTTGGTGAGCCTGGCATTCCCACTGGTGAGGCTGGGCCTTCCTGCTCTTCAGCCTCTGACAAGCTGCCTCGAGTTACTAAGTCCAAGTTCTTTGAGGACAGTGAGGATGAGTCAGATGAGgcggaggaggaagaggaagacagtGAG GAATGCAGTGAGGAAGAGGATGGCTACAGCAGTGAGGAAgcagagaatgaggaagatgagGATGACACCGAGGAGGCTGAAGAGGacgatgaagaagaagaagagatgatGGTGCCAGggatggaaggcaaagaggag cCTGGCTCTGACAGTGGTACAACAGCGGTGGTGGCCCTCATAAGAGGGAAGCAGTTGATTGTAGCCAACGCAGGAGACTCTCGCTGTGTGGTGTCTGAGGCTGGCAAAGCTTTAGACATGTCCTATGATCACAAACCAGAGGATGAAGTAGAACTAGCACGCATCAAGAATGCTGGTGGCAAGGTCACCATGGATGGGCGAGTCAACGGGGGCCTCAACCTCTCCAGAGCCATTG GGGACCACTTCTATAAGAGAAACAAGAACCTGCCACCCGAGGAACAGATGATTTCAGCCCTTCCTGACATCAAGGTGCTGACTCTCACTGACGACCATGAATTCATGGTCATTGCCTGTGATGGCATCTG GAATGTGATGAGCAGCCAGGAAGTTGTAGACTTCATTCAATCAAAGATCAGCCAGCGTGATGAAAATGGGGAGCTTCGGTTATTGTCATCCATTGTGGAAGAG CTGCTGGATCAGTGCCTGGCACCAGACACTTCTGGGGATGGTACAGGGTGTGACAACATGACCTGCATCATCATCTGCTTCAAGCCCCGAAACACAGCAGAGCTCCAGTCAGAGAGTGGCAAGCGGAAACTAGAGGAAGTGCTCTCTACTGAGGGGGCTGAAGAAAATGGCAACAGCGACAAGAAGAAGAAGGCCAAGCGGGACTAG